The sequence TTCTGCCGCTGATATTGCACGCCAGTGTCAGCAGACAATTTCTCAGGCAAAAGAAAAAATGGCTGCATTGGAAAAATTGCCACTGGCAAAAGTCAATGCAGCTAATACATTGGGTGAATGGAATAGAATTAATCAAAACCTGGATCACTTTGGCGGGCCGATGGGTTTGTTATCAGAAGTGAGCCCATCAGCACCAGTGCGTACTGCTGCTGATGCGTGCAATTTAAAAATGTCTGCACTGATCAGTGAAGTTTTACAAAGTGAGGCTCTATATAACCGGTTTAAAGCTTTAAAGCCGAAAGATGCTATTGATGCAGAGGCTAAAGCCGATTTGCTTAGCTATTTTGAAGATCGTGGCGTTAATTTATCCAAAGAAAAACGTAAAGAATTAGCCGCTATTTTTAATAAAATAGAAAAATTGCAACAGGATTTCTCCCGCAATATGCGGGATAATCAGGCCAGAATCAGCTTTATGGCTGAAGAATTAAAAGGTGTTTCGGCCAGCTTTTTAGAGTCTGCCAAAAAAGATGCAGCAGGCCAGTATGTATTGGGTTTTGATTATCCCGAAATTGATGCGGTGATGGGCTATGCAGAAAATGAAGCTAGCCGTGAGCGTTATTACATTGGCCGGATGAAAATTGGCGGCGCGGCTAATTTACAAATTTTAAAAGAAGTTGTCGAATTAAGAAAAAAAATTGCCCAACTCGCCGGTTATTCCAGTTACGCCGCATTTGCTATTCGTAATAAAATGGCCGCAACACCCGAAGCAGTTAATACTTTCCTGGCCGATGTGCAAACGCGGGTTACCGCCTTAGAAAAATCAGATATCGAAGAGTTGCGCCAGGAAAAAATCCGCTTTACCGGCAAGGCCGACAGCGTGTTAAAGCGCTGGGATGTGCAATTTTATGAAGAGCAGTTAAAAGCCCGTCGCTATCAGCTTGATCAAAAACAAGTGCGTGAGCAGTTTCCTACCGAGCCGACCATTGCCTGGATGATGAACGTCACCGGCACACTCTATGGCGTTGATTTTCGCCCGAATGCCCAATTAAAAACATGGCACAAAGAGGTGCGTGCTTATGACGTATTTGATCGCAGCAGCAAAAAATACCTCTCCAGTTTTTACCTCGATCTTTTCCCGCGTGATGGTAAATATAAACACGCAGCAGCTTTTCCTGTGCGCGGCGTCAGCAGCTTAAGCGGGCAAACACCTGTCAGCGTTTTAGTCACCAATTTTAGTCGTGAAGGCTTTAATCAGAATGAGCTGGAAACGCTTTATCACGAGTTTGGCCACATTATGCATGGCGTATTATCCAAGACACGTTACACCATGCATGCAGGCACATCGGTGAAGCGTGATTTTGTTGAAGCGCCATCACAAATGTATGAAGAATGGGCGCGCCGGCCCGAAGCGGAAGCGTTATTTAACGATACTTGCTCAAGCTGCAAGCCGATTGATCCTCAGCTGATTGCCAAAATGGACGAGGCCCGCCGTTTTGGCCGCGGGCTGAAATACGCCCGTCAGGTACTGTATTCCGCTTATGACATGGCTCTGGCTGCTGCAGACGCGGCAGATCCACTGGCTGTATGGCAAAAGATGGAGGGTAAAACGCCGCTGGGCTATGTGGCAGGTACAGAGTTCCCCGGCACCTTTGGTCATATCGTGGGCGGCTACGCAGCAGGCTATTACGGCTATATGTGGTCTGAAGTGTTAGCGCTGGATATGTTGTCTGCCTTTGGCAGTAATGTCATGGATGTACAACAGGGCAAGCGTTATCGCGAACTGATTTTGGAAAATGGCGGTCAGAGGCCGGCGATGGAGCTGGTTGAAGAATTTATTGGCCGTAAACCTAATGCTGATGCGTTTTTTCAGGAGATTAGCGGTCAGCGTGGCGTGGCGGCTAAAGCGGCTGAATGAATAGCTGGTTGAATATGATTTAGACGAGTGTGCTTCTTTATAAAAAAAGCATTTGTCTAAATGGATTAAAGGGGGAGAAGGTGATGAAAAAACTATTAAGCATCGCCATAGCGGGGGCGCTATTTAGCCAGCCAGCATTAGCTGCGGATATGAATAAAGTGTTGAGGGTGTCATTTAGAGCCCCTGAAACAGGTTTTGATCCTGGCAAAGTATCGGATGTGTATTCCAGCTCAATTACAGAAAATGTATTTGATCCGATGCTTACTTATGATTTTATGGCAAGGCCTGTAAAACTCATCCCGAATACACTGACTGAAATGCCGCAATTGAGTGAAGATGGCAAGGTATTAACACTGCATATTAAAAAGGGCATTTACTTTGCGCCTGATGCGGTATTTAAAGGCCAGAAGCGTGAATTAACTGCTGCGGATTATGCCTATTCACTTAAACGTCTTGTTGATCCTGCAACAGGGTCCCCAACAGGGTATTTGATTGCTGGCAAGTTTATTGGTCTCGATGAATGGCTTAAGTCGGCCAAAAATGGCAAGCTTGATTATGATAAAACGGTTGAGGGGATTAAAACACTAGACCGTTATACATTGCGGCTCACTTTAAAAGAGCCATATCCTGCATTGCAATATGTACTGGCTATGCCACATCTGGGCGCTGTGGCCCACGAAGTGATGGAAGCCTATGCGGATAACACGATGTCGCATCCGGTAGGCACAGGCCCGTATATGGTCACTGAATGGAAGCCCGGCACGCACATTTCGTTGCTGGCAAATCCAAATTACAGAAAAAGAGTGATTGATTACAAGCCAGGTGATGATAAAAGCGATCAGCAGATTGCGAAAGAAATGAATGGAAAAAGTATTCCTGAAATTGGCCGCGTAGAAGTGTCTATTATTCAGGAGGAGCAGCCCAGCTGGCTTGCTTTTAGAAATGGGGATTTGGATCTTGCGGGCTTGCCTCAGCCTCTGGTGCGCGGTTCCTTATTGCTTGATCCAAAAGATCCTTGGCGTGCAGATTTAAAGCCTGATTTAAAAAAAAGAAGAATTAAACTTTACCGCGATTTGGGTGAAGAAATTACCTTTTTCGTATTTAATATGCAAGATCCTGTGGTTGGAGGTCTAGGCAAAGACAAGATTGCTTTACGCCGCGCTATTGCCATGTCTTTTAATACGGCAGACACTATTCGTAATATTCGCCGTAATCAGGCAGTTAAGGCACAGTATATTGTTCCACCCAATGTAGCCGGGCATAACCCGAACTTTAAAGCAGCATTTGAATATAACCCGGCTTTGGCAAATGCTTTGCTGGATGAATTTGGCTATAAAATTGGCAAAGATGGAAAACGCCTATTACCTAATGGCTTGCCATTTGAAATTGACTTTATTACAGGCACCAGCGGTATTGATAAACAGTGGAATGAATACTGGCAAAAAGCCTTTGACTCGATAAAAGTAAAAGTAGCATTCAGGCAAATGCAATGGAATGAACAGGTT comes from Iodobacter ciconiae and encodes:
- a CDS encoding M3 family metallopeptidase — encoded protein: MNKIAISLAVFFSSAPLLAAQGGALLLPSAADIARQCQQTISQAKEKMAALEKLPLAKVNAANTLGEWNRINQNLDHFGGPMGLLSEVSPSAPVRTAADACNLKMSALISEVLQSEALYNRFKALKPKDAIDAEAKADLLSYFEDRGVNLSKEKRKELAAIFNKIEKLQQDFSRNMRDNQARISFMAEELKGVSASFLESAKKDAAGQYVLGFDYPEIDAVMGYAENEASRERYYIGRMKIGGAANLQILKEVVELRKKIAQLAGYSSYAAFAIRNKMAATPEAVNTFLADVQTRVTALEKSDIEELRQEKIRFTGKADSVLKRWDVQFYEEQLKARRYQLDQKQVREQFPTEPTIAWMMNVTGTLYGVDFRPNAQLKTWHKEVRAYDVFDRSSKKYLSSFYLDLFPRDGKYKHAAAFPVRGVSSLSGQTPVSVLVTNFSREGFNQNELETLYHEFGHIMHGVLSKTRYTMHAGTSVKRDFVEAPSQMYEEWARRPEAEALFNDTCSSCKPIDPQLIAKMDEARRFGRGLKYARQVLYSAYDMALAAADAADPLAVWQKMEGKTPLGYVAGTEFPGTFGHIVGGYAAGYYGYMWSEVLALDMLSAFGSNVMDVQQGKRYRELILENGGQRPAMELVEEFIGRKPNADAFFQEISGQRGVAAKAAE
- a CDS encoding ABC transporter substrate-binding protein, yielding MKKLLSIAIAGALFSQPALAADMNKVLRVSFRAPETGFDPGKVSDVYSSSITENVFDPMLTYDFMARPVKLIPNTLTEMPQLSEDGKVLTLHIKKGIYFAPDAVFKGQKRELTAADYAYSLKRLVDPATGSPTGYLIAGKFIGLDEWLKSAKNGKLDYDKTVEGIKTLDRYTLRLTLKEPYPALQYVLAMPHLGAVAHEVMEAYADNTMSHPVGTGPYMVTEWKPGTHISLLANPNYRKRVIDYKPGDDKSDQQIAKEMNGKSIPEIGRVEVSIIQEEQPSWLAFRNGDLDLAGLPQPLVRGSLLLDPKDPWRADLKPDLKKRRIKLYRDLGEEITFFVFNMQDPVVGGLGKDKIALRRAIAMSFNTADTIRNIRRNQAVKAQYIVPPNVAGHNPNFKAAFEYNPALANALLDEFGYKIGKDGKRLLPNGLPFEIDFITGTSGIDKQWNEYWQKAFDSIKVKVAFRQMQWNEQVKSLRTCSYGMDGAAWLADYPDGDNFTMMLYGKNIGSENYACYKSPGYDRLYEASQKLADSPERNALYDQMNKIMMADTPWVMGDTRFNNYLTHQWVRGYKPHPQFNTLWRYLDIKK